In Halobacteriovorax marinus SJ, the following proteins share a genomic window:
- a CDS encoding PilZ domain-containing protein, translated as MSKKDANKKHYFSIVELDEVKEVFSSASKEKLVCYIWSQGQSDKEVEEYDLTTFNEAQKLTLKSKGGFLSMLSKSKLTDKEIFLKVNYNKFQYFTYGILRYDPEEKDYFIHITKEVYRSQQRSNYRLSANNFVKIQFKINETVYDAHDISAGGTSFSIDETDLVKYPEGEIFKDCLLRLNVDKFEIPQAKIAKTWPVKDTEEKPTGVFKVGIAFIDVPKNTEEDLFKSINGEARAEEIRKKMKEGKLKA; from the coding sequence ATGAGCAAAAAAGACGCAAATAAAAAACATTACTTTTCGATCGTTGAGTTAGACGAAGTTAAAGAAGTATTCAGCTCTGCCAGTAAAGAGAAACTCGTTTGCTATATCTGGTCCCAAGGTCAATCTGACAAAGAAGTAGAGGAATATGACCTTACTACTTTCAATGAGGCCCAAAAGTTAACCCTAAAATCTAAGGGTGGATTTCTTTCTATGCTTTCAAAGTCAAAGCTCACTGATAAAGAGATTTTTCTAAAAGTTAACTATAATAAGTTCCAATATTTTACTTATGGTATCCTTCGCTACGACCCAGAAGAGAAAGACTACTTCATTCATATAACAAAAGAGGTCTATAGATCTCAGCAGAGATCTAATTACAGACTATCAGCAAATAACTTTGTAAAAATTCAATTTAAAATCAATGAAACAGTTTATGATGCTCACGATATTTCAGCTGGTGGAACTTCATTTTCTATAGATGAAACAGATTTAGTTAAATATCCAGAGGGCGAAATTTTCAAAGACTGTCTACTAAGACTAAACGTGGACAAATTTGAAATTCCTCAAGCAAAGATTGCCAAAACTTGGCCAGTAAAAGACACGGAAGAAAAGCCTACTGGAGTTTTTAAAGTGGGAATTGCTTTCATTGACGTTCCAAAGAATACAGAAGAAGATCTATTCAAATCAATAAATGGTGAAGCTAGAGCAGAGGAAATTAGAAAGAAAATGAAAGAAGGCAAACTAAAAGCTTAG
- the tyrS gene encoding tyrosine--tRNA ligase → MKFFDELKARGIIDALSNEEELEKKFNEGGMSFYCGYDPTARSLQLGNLFTIITCMRFQKAGHKPYMLVGGATGMIGDPSGKSEERNLLDMETLKENIDAIRKQLGLFVDFECGDNAAVLVNNADWWQGLGFLEFLRTIGKRFRVNEMLNKDSVKSRIESDSGISLTEFSYQVLQAYDFVTLNKLHNVSLQIGGSDQWGNMTAGTDLTRKMNQNQVYCMTMPLVTDQNGKKFGKSAGNAVFLDGSMTSPYKMYQFLLNQDDAIIDALLKYYTFLSLDEIAELDSKTKNEPHLRLAQKSLAQEVTKLVHGQEGLDAALRATQFFFGEKIENVSDADVASIFEDTPSVELSSEMLNEGGVIDMLSETPLFKSKKEVRRAIDQKGIYINNVAIEGPTQTLSKADLASETALVLRKGKKNYCVVKFK, encoded by the coding sequence ATGAAATTTTTTGATGAATTAAAAGCTAGAGGAATTATTGATGCTCTCTCAAACGAAGAGGAGCTTGAGAAGAAATTTAATGAAGGGGGAATGTCTTTCTACTGTGGTTATGATCCTACAGCAAGATCACTCCAACTTGGAAATCTCTTTACAATAATTACTTGTATGCGCTTTCAAAAGGCAGGACATAAGCCTTATATGCTCGTTGGTGGAGCTACGGGAATGATTGGTGATCCATCAGGTAAGAGTGAGGAGAGAAATCTTCTGGACATGGAGACTCTCAAAGAGAATATTGATGCGATTAGAAAGCAGCTAGGTCTCTTTGTTGACTTTGAATGTGGTGATAACGCTGCTGTACTAGTTAATAATGCTGATTGGTGGCAAGGGCTAGGTTTCCTAGAGTTCTTAAGAACAATAGGAAAGAGATTTCGTGTAAATGAAATGCTTAATAAAGATTCAGTAAAGTCTAGAATTGAAAGTGACTCAGGAATATCTCTTACTGAGTTTTCTTATCAAGTACTTCAGGCCTATGACTTTGTAACGTTAAATAAACTTCATAATGTTTCTCTACAAATCGGTGGTTCTGATCAGTGGGGAAATATGACTGCTGGTACAGATCTTACGAGAAAGATGAATCAGAACCAAGTCTACTGTATGACGATGCCATTAGTTACTGACCAAAATGGTAAGAAGTTTGGTAAGTCTGCGGGCAATGCAGTCTTTTTAGATGGCTCTATGACATCACCATATAAGATGTATCAATTCCTACTTAATCAAGATGACGCTATCATTGATGCTCTCTTGAAGTATTATACATTCTTATCACTTGATGAGATTGCTGAGCTTGATTCTAAGACAAAGAATGAGCCTCATTTAAGGCTTGCACAGAAGTCCCTAGCTCAAGAGGTGACTAAACTTGTTCACGGTCAAGAGGGATTAGATGCGGCCCTTAGAGCGACTCAATTCTTCTTTGGTGAGAAGATTGAGAATGTATCTGATGCAGATGTGGCTTCAATTTTTGAAGACACTCCATCAGTAGAGCTTTCAAGTGAAATGCTCAATGAAGGGGGAGTAATAGATATGCTATCTGAAACTCCGCTCTTTAAGAGTAAGAAGGAAGTAAGAAGAGCGATTGATCAAAAAGGTATTTACATTAATAATGTTGCCATTGAGGGTCCAACTCAAACACTTTCTAAAGCAGACCTCGCCAGTGAAACGGCACTTGTTCTTCGAAAGGGGAAGAAGAATTACTGCGTAGTAAAATTCAAGTAA
- a CDS encoding SRPBCC family protein, translating into MKIFLTLCLFINLTFAQDSIKNEDLPKVEAGKQVIYKENVNASPWPKLHIYQLIDATPLESLAIFLALDHQKNYLPNLLKSDPVKHMSPTQVYTKYELELPWPLSNSHYTHASDFKKVNDNEFEASWWMVTSESAESVNGSASFKQYKGKTLMGYHSFVKPKSFLAGLVKSSMIEDTLASIKSVQTETQRVKKEDQKLLKKYTDIITDSLNGKNAYQEIIQSLSSEQRK; encoded by the coding sequence ATGAAAATATTTCTCACTTTATGCCTTTTTATCAACCTCACATTTGCGCAGGACAGCATAAAAAATGAAGACCTCCCAAAAGTAGAAGCTGGAAAGCAAGTTATCTATAAAGAAAATGTAAATGCTAGTCCGTGGCCAAAGTTGCATATCTACCAACTCATAGATGCCACACCACTTGAGTCACTTGCCATCTTCCTAGCACTTGACCATCAAAAGAACTATTTACCAAATCTCTTAAAGTCAGATCCTGTTAAGCATATGAGTCCAACACAAGTTTATACAAAATATGAACTCGAGCTACCATGGCCACTGTCCAATTCGCACTACACCCATGCCAGTGACTTTAAAAAAGTAAATGATAATGAATTCGAAGCTAGTTGGTGGATGGTTACTTCAGAGAGTGCGGAGTCTGTTAATGGATCAGCGAGCTTTAAACAGTACAAAGGCAAGACACTCATGGGATACCACAGCTTTGTAAAACCAAAGTCATTTCTTGCAGGTCTAGTAAAGAGTTCGATGATTGAAGATACACTCGCTTCAATTAAATCCGTTCAAACAGAAACTCAAAGAGTAAAAAAAGAAGACCAAAAACTACTTAAGAAATACACTGATATCATCACAGATTCATTGAATGGCAAGAATGCTTACCAAGAAATCATACAAAGTCTTTCTTCTGAGCAAAGAAAATAA
- a CDS encoding substrate-binding periplasmic protein → MYKRVMSIFIIFFISLTSFAEVKSEAKEKVTLYTFLIPRYVESKEKGEFIVLAKKLAELAGFDLTIEVYPAKRALQKFSEGSADGYFPALDTLNPFSVYKTSDFYIKEDFVFQMKGKNYLTHKSPKACLTSGYPYTKSVLENKKWEVIYAKSDEKCLELLSIDRAQVFVGEEYTAIAALKSLKIIDSVAYDRFRPISTQNVYFAFSENKRGKILSQKFDQALKKLVMNGFYDSLFPEKQR, encoded by the coding sequence ATGTATAAGAGAGTAATGAGTATCTTTATTATTTTTTTTATTTCTTTGACTTCATTTGCTGAAGTTAAAAGTGAAGCTAAAGAGAAAGTTACTCTATATACATTTTTAATTCCTCGCTATGTTGAATCGAAAGAGAAAGGCGAGTTCATAGTTCTAGCTAAAAAGTTAGCAGAACTCGCTGGTTTTGATTTAACCATTGAGGTTTACCCTGCCAAGAGAGCTCTCCAGAAGTTTTCCGAAGGATCAGCAGACGGTTACTTTCCTGCATTAGATACTTTAAATCCATTTAGTGTTTATAAAACTTCAGACTTCTATATAAAAGAAGATTTTGTATTTCAGATGAAGGGGAAGAATTATTTAACTCATAAGAGTCCTAAGGCGTGTCTAACTAGTGGTTATCCATATACGAAGTCGGTGCTCGAAAATAAGAAGTGGGAAGTTATCTACGCAAAGTCTGATGAGAAGTGTTTAGAGCTTCTTAGTATTGATAGGGCCCAAGTCTTTGTAGGGGAAGAGTATACGGCCATTGCAGCACTTAAAAGTCTTAAAATAATTGATAGCGTTGCTTACGATAGATTTAGACCTATCTCTACTCAGAATGTTTACTTTGCCTTTAGTGAGAATAAGAGAGGCAAGATTTTGAGTCAAAAGTTCGATCAGGCCCTAAAGAAGTTAGTTATGAATGGATTTTATGATTCGCTTTTTCCTGAGAAGCAGAGGTAA
- a CDS encoding Hpt domain-containing protein, whose product MASFDQKLLEENFGDDRDILGELFLVFAEEAPKMMTNISTSISDNDSDSLRLHAHTFKGAVGNFFATDCVETSFELETMGRSGDVDQERAKELYNALESHLEAFSKDFKGYLG is encoded by the coding sequence ATGGCCAGTTTTGATCAAAAATTATTAGAAGAGAACTTTGGTGATGATAGAGATATTCTTGGTGAATTATTTCTTGTTTTTGCTGAAGAAGCTCCAAAAATGATGACTAATATTAGTACTTCTATAAGCGATAATGACAGTGATAGTTTACGACTTCACGCTCATACATTTAAAGGCGCTGTCGGTAATTTCTTTGCAACAGATTGCGTGGAAACTTCTTTTGAATTAGAAACAATGGGAAGAAGTGGAGATGTGGATCAAGAGAGAGCTAAAGAGCTCTATAATGCTCTAGAGAGCCATTTAGAGGCGTTTTCGAAAGATTTTAAGGGATACTTAGGATAG
- a CDS encoding sterol desaturase family protein produces the protein MKKYDSIRIFKNPVLEACTHVHPIIPLILWTPVAIYWGVHGQSSYNLSWSEMLLWYFIGLLVWTFTEYILHRYMFHFPGKSALAKRFVFLFHGLHHDDPNDPTRLVMPPVPAIIIMAMLYGLFSLVVPGRYLEVFMSAFVIGYLCYDYIHYATHHFKMTGKVGRYLKKFHLQHHFRHEKAKYGVSSPLWDIIFRTMTGPKEEGH, from the coding sequence ATGAAGAAGTACGATTCTATACGAATTTTTAAAAATCCTGTGCTTGAGGCTTGTACTCACGTTCATCCTATAATTCCTCTCATCCTTTGGACTCCTGTAGCAATTTACTGGGGTGTTCATGGTCAGAGCTCGTATAATCTCTCATGGAGCGAAATGCTTCTATGGTACTTTATTGGACTCTTAGTTTGGACTTTTACAGAGTATATTCTTCACCGTTACATGTTTCACTTTCCTGGTAAGAGTGCTCTGGCCAAGAGATTTGTCTTTCTCTTTCATGGTCTTCACCACGATGATCCAAACGATCCAACAAGACTTGTAATGCCACCAGTTCCCGCCATAATCATAATGGCCATGCTATATGGACTTTTCTCTCTAGTAGTCCCTGGAAGATACTTAGAAGTATTTATGTCGGCATTTGTAATTGGTTACCTTTGCTACGATTATATTCACTACGCCACTCACCACTTTAAAATGACAGGGAAGGTGGGAAGATATCTTAAGAAGTTTCACCTTCAACACCACTTTAGACATGAGAAAGCAAAGTACGGTGTAAGTTCTCCATTATGGGATATTATCTTTAGAACAATGACTGGTCCAAAAGAAGAAGGTCATTAG
- the spt gene encoding serine palmitoyltransferase, which translates to MTSKFVGSNSKILEKANLLKSNNLYPFFRAIEASEGSVITFDNKDQIMIGSNNYLGLTHHPHVVEASIKAIEKYGTGCTGSRFLNGNLSIHEELEEKLANYLGHEAALCFSTGMQTNLGALSAICGPRDCMIFDSENHASLIDASRLALGATFKYKHNDMESLEEQLAANVNRFKNVVIVADGVFSMTGKILKLDKVIELADKYGAIVYVDDAHGIGVMGEKGRGTMNHFGVTEKVDFNMGTFSKSFASIGGVLSGTKESIDYVKHTARSFMFSASMPPSAVATVGACVDVIMSDDTIHPRLWKNVEFIRNGFKEIGFYTYESETPIIPVFIGDDLKAMQVTKFLGDMGVFATPVLAPAVPQGEALIRTSYMASHSIEELTKVLEVFKMAKKEFDIPGIHH; encoded by the coding sequence ATGACGTCTAAATTTGTTGGAAGTAACTCGAAAATCCTCGAAAAAGCAAATCTACTGAAATCTAATAACCTCTATCCGTTCTTTAGAGCAATTGAGGCCTCAGAAGGTTCAGTAATTACATTTGATAATAAAGATCAAATCATGATTGGCTCAAATAACTACTTAGGATTAACTCATCACCCTCACGTGGTTGAAGCTTCCATTAAGGCGATAGAAAAGTATGGTACAGGTTGTACTGGTTCAAGATTTCTAAATGGTAACTTAAGTATTCACGAAGAGCTAGAAGAGAAGTTAGCGAATTACTTAGGACATGAAGCTGCGCTTTGTTTTTCAACAGGTATGCAAACAAACCTTGGTGCACTATCAGCGATTTGTGGTCCTAGAGATTGCATGATCTTTGATTCTGAAAACCACGCTTCACTTATCGATGCTTCAAGACTCGCACTAGGTGCTACATTTAAATATAAGCACAACGATATGGAGTCTCTTGAAGAGCAATTGGCAGCAAACGTAAATCGTTTTAAGAATGTTGTGATTGTTGCTGACGGTGTTTTCTCAATGACAGGAAAGATTCTTAAGTTAGATAAAGTTATTGAGCTTGCCGACAAGTACGGAGCAATCGTTTACGTTGACGACGCTCACGGTATAGGAGTTATGGGAGAAAAAGGTCGTGGAACAATGAACCATTTTGGAGTAACTGAGAAAGTTGACTTCAACATGGGAACATTCTCTAAGTCTTTTGCTTCAATTGGTGGAGTACTTTCAGGAACAAAAGAAAGTATCGACTACGTTAAACATACAGCGAGATCATTTATGTTCTCAGCATCTATGCCTCCATCAGCGGTTGCCACAGTTGGTGCTTGTGTAGATGTCATCATGTCTGACGATACTATTCACCCAAGACTATGGAAGAATGTCGAATTTATTAGAAACGGATTTAAAGAAATCGGTTTCTACACATATGAATCAGAAACGCCAATCATCCCAGTATTTATCGGCGATGATCTCAAGGCCATGCAAGTAACTAAGTTCCTAGGAGATATGGGAGTATTTGCAACTCCTGTACTTGCTCCAGCTGTACCACAAGGTGAAGCATTAATTAGAACAAGTTATATGGCAAGCCATTCAATCGAAGAGCTAACAAAAGTACTTGAGGTCTTTAAAATGGCCAAGAAAGAATTTGATATACCGGGAATACACCACTAG
- a CDS encoding substrate-binding periplasmic protein: MMKIFLIFILWLPLVMGHSTEKIKIGTFIIPKYVRSNSEGEFVQLVKALAKKSGVEVEIVLIPPKRAYQELELGTIQGLFPVVESRDFSRFETITDFYTKEMYIFEKAGVDYKKLKTPKVCTTEGYTYPEGYIQSQGWKKVVTDSDETCLKLLDKKRVDIFIGEVVTVNDAIRTLGLDKKIVYDKFSPITSEKVTLAFKKSTHGKKLSDLFDKALKEIMIDRSYDKIFSTGAIKIEGKK; encoded by the coding sequence ATGATGAAGATATTTCTAATTTTTATATTGTGGTTACCTTTGGTGATGGGTCACTCTACTGAGAAGATCAAGATAGGGACTTTTATTATTCCAAAGTATGTAAGATCAAACTCTGAAGGTGAGTTTGTTCAATTGGTAAAGGCCCTAGCTAAGAAGTCAGGTGTTGAAGTAGAAATTGTATTGATACCACCAAAGAGGGCCTATCAAGAGCTTGAACTTGGAACAATCCAAGGACTCTTTCCTGTGGTTGAATCTCGTGACTTTAGTCGATTTGAAACGATTACTGATTTCTATACTAAGGAAATGTACATCTTTGAGAAGGCCGGAGTTGACTATAAGAAGCTGAAAACTCCCAAGGTTTGTACAACTGAGGGCTACACTTATCCCGAAGGTTATATTCAATCTCAGGGCTGGAAGAAAGTCGTCACAGACTCAGATGAAACATGTCTAAAGCTCTTAGATAAGAAGAGAGTTGATATCTTCATTGGTGAAGTGGTCACAGTAAATGATGCGATAAGAACTCTTGGACTGGATAAGAAGATCGTTTACGATAAATTTAGTCCAATTACTTCTGAAAAGGTGACTCTCGCTTTTAAGAAGTCCACCCATGGAAAAAAATTAAGTGATTTATTTGATAAGGCCTTAAAAGAGATTATGATAGATAGAAGCTATGATAAGATTTTTTCAACAGGGGCCATCAAAATTGAAGGAAAGAAGTAA
- a CDS encoding NAD-dependent epimerase/dehydratase family protein encodes MNILITGATGFVGSHLSELLEKSGHNVFSLVRNAKKAKEFNTPGTHVLGSLASNKQNEWISELPEKLDAVIHTAGIVHSMNSEDFYKINSIATQRLILDLKEKYGQLKFVLISSLASCGPSKRGEPLSEVDIPNPVSDYGKSKKLAERFTKELCPENWSVSIIRPPMVIGPRDPAVLDIFKMINDSFVVTAGMDGVNNEYSFVCVYDLIQTIKSAVEKDFEGPEIFFSAHPQIITTQELYKSIQRNLGKKRLINLPIPSTLIRVVATLIGFFSKFMKIDIRLTPDKANELLASAWCCQSTKSTETLSQSYEWDLDKTIAATAKDYKERNWIN; translated from the coding sequence ATGAATATTCTTATAACAGGTGCAACAGGATTCGTCGGCTCTCATCTTAGTGAACTCCTAGAAAAGAGCGGACACAATGTCTTCTCTTTGGTTCGAAACGCAAAGAAAGCAAAGGAATTCAATACTCCTGGAACTCATGTTCTTGGCTCTCTTGCGAGCAATAAACAAAACGAGTGGATTTCTGAGCTACCTGAGAAACTCGATGCAGTCATTCACACTGCTGGAATTGTTCACTCAATGAATAGTGAAGACTTCTATAAGATCAATTCTATTGCCACTCAAAGACTCATTCTCGATTTAAAAGAAAAATACGGTCAATTAAAGTTTGTACTTATCTCATCACTTGCCAGCTGTGGACCCTCTAAACGAGGAGAGCCTCTTAGCGAAGTAGATATACCAAATCCAGTTAGTGATTATGGAAAATCCAAGAAGTTGGCCGAGAGGTTTACCAAAGAGCTTTGTCCAGAGAACTGGAGTGTATCAATCATACGTCCACCAATGGTTATAGGGCCAAGGGATCCAGCAGTCTTAGATATTTTTAAAATGATTAACGACTCCTTCGTCGTGACTGCAGGAATGGACGGTGTGAATAATGAATATAGTTTCGTATGTGTTTACGATCTTATTCAAACTATAAAGTCAGCAGTGGAAAAAGATTTCGAAGGCCCTGAAATTTTCTTTAGTGCTCATCCACAGATCATTACAACACAAGAGCTCTACAAGAGTATTCAAAGAAATCTTGGAAAGAAAAGACTGATTAACCTACCAATCCCATCTACGCTTATTAGGGTTGTGGCCACACTCATTGGCTTCTTCTCAAAGTTTATGAAAATAGATATTCGCCTTACTCCTGATAAGGCCAATGAACTACTCGCAAGTGCTTGGTGTTGCCAAAGTACTAAGTCCACAGAGACTCTCTCTCAAAGTTATGAGTGGGATCTTGATAAGACGATTGCTGCTACAGCGAAAGACTATAAAGAAAGAAATTGGATTAACTAA
- a CDS encoding phosphatase PAP2 family protein, with product MNWLIDGSVEQFRTKNNLYYLGAGIPATWYAFEKDEDNLQSARKKGKAPRHIRLAGDFGVVLGFPVLQSSFYLYGRKYKNERAMQFAMEYLSSMYLAMAESGVLSFIQVHERPDKTNLSKWETGFRGNSSFPSGHVIPYYGLFFKTLQFYGPYWAIAPGVLSVWAAQQRVRSARHYTSDVVGSFFLMAFASEGVRKVAKYKDNHPFYKWAFEHEAALSLIRHEDAYGPAVVWNF from the coding sequence GTGAATTGGCTAATCGATGGATCTGTAGAGCAGTTTAGAACAAAGAATAATCTCTACTATCTAGGAGCGGGAATTCCGGCGACATGGTATGCCTTTGAAAAGGACGAAGACAATCTTCAAAGTGCAAGAAAGAAGGGGAAGGCTCCTAGGCATATTCGCCTTGCTGGAGACTTTGGTGTTGTTCTCGGGTTTCCTGTGCTTCAATCATCATTTTATCTCTACGGGAGAAAATATAAGAACGAGAGGGCCATGCAATTTGCGATGGAGTATCTCTCTTCAATGTACTTGGCCATGGCAGAGTCTGGTGTTTTGAGCTTTATTCAAGTTCATGAAAGACCTGATAAAACGAACCTAAGCAAGTGGGAAACTGGCTTTAGAGGGAATTCTTCTTTTCCTAGCGGCCACGTTATTCCATACTATGGTCTCTTCTTTAAAACTCTTCAATTCTATGGACCATATTGGGCAATTGCGCCGGGGGTTCTTTCGGTGTGGGCCGCTCAGCAAAGAGTGAGATCTGCGAGACACTATACCTCTGACGTTGTCGGATCATTCTTCTTAATGGCCTTCGCCTCTGAGGGAGTTCGAAAAGTTGCAAAGTACAAAGATAATCACCCTTTCTATAAGTGGGCATTTGAGCACGAAGCAGCGCTTTCATTGATTAGGCATGAGGACGCCTACGGACCTGCGGTGGTTTGGAACTTTTAG
- the pepN gene encoding aminopeptidase N — MKDASPQTIFLKDYTPSDYLISKIHLTFDLDDTNTQVISKMNVSANYDFKSLKRDLVLNGEELTLNKIFVDGVELGADQYELIEDGLVIKEVKEEFILEIHNTINPLANKALDGLYKSGSIFCTQNEPEGFRRITYFIDRPDIMAVYTTKVIADKAKYPVLLSNGNPIDSGDLEGGKHFVEWLDPFVKPSYLYALVAGDLGLVQDEFTTMSGRKIDLRIYVDKGNESKCDHAMESLKNSMRWDEEVYGREYDLDIYMIVAVDAFNMGAMENKGLNIFNSAYVLADPKTATDSNFFGVEGVIGHEYFHNWTGNRITCRDWFQLTLKEGLTVFRDQEFSSDMNSRVVNRIANIKTLKSRQFVEDAGPTAHPIKPSSYIEINNFYTMTIYEKGSEVIRMIHTLLGADGFRKGTDKYFELFDGQAVTTEDFIHAMSVANDNYDFTQFKNWYHQAGTPMLDIKTSYNEAAKEYSITVTQSCKPTPGQDEKKPYHMPFGLGLVSKDGADFPLKLKEVFTAQPQIEENILHLTQESETFTFTGIDHEPVPSFNRGFSAPVNLKSDRPLSDFVFLMANDNDEYNRYESAQALAIELMSCLVKDAANGVPLKLDAPFIKAYGELIKDESLDNSFKALILDIPSEGILHQAQDVVDFENTFKVRKFVKETLAKTYEQELSAIYDSLNVDKEYSLSPEAMGERELKNLVLGLLLSTGNSKYDDLAYEQFVKATNMTDEFAALTMIIHSDSKYADEVIEKFFIKWKHETLVMQKWLTAQASARGEKTLGRVKELLSNEVYDKSVPNLVRSLIGTFTANYTEFHNTSGVGYEFITNQIIDIDKLNPQMASRLAGSFKDYKRLPSDLKALVKTSLERILAEKDISRNVYEIVSKTHADS, encoded by the coding sequence ATGAAGGACGCATCACCCCAAACTATCTTTCTTAAAGACTACACTCCATCTGACTATTTGATCTCTAAAATTCATCTAACTTTTGATTTAGATGATACAAATACTCAGGTAATTTCTAAGATGAATGTTTCAGCTAATTACGATTTTAAATCACTAAAGAGAGACCTCGTTTTAAATGGTGAAGAGCTTACATTGAACAAAATCTTTGTTGATGGTGTAGAGCTTGGAGCTGATCAATATGAGTTGATTGAAGATGGTCTCGTCATTAAAGAAGTAAAAGAAGAGTTTATTCTTGAGATTCATAATACGATTAATCCTCTGGCCAATAAAGCGCTAGACGGACTTTATAAGTCTGGATCAATTTTTTGTACTCAAAATGAACCTGAAGGTTTTAGAAGAATTACTTACTTTATAGATAGACCAGATATTATGGCCGTTTATACAACTAAGGTCATTGCTGATAAGGCAAAGTATCCAGTTCTCTTATCAAACGGAAATCCAATCGACTCTGGTGACCTAGAGGGTGGTAAGCACTTTGTTGAGTGGTTAGATCCATTTGTAAAGCCATCTTATCTCTACGCTCTTGTCGCTGGAGACTTAGGACTAGTTCAAGATGAATTTACAACTATGAGTGGAAGAAAAATCGATCTTAGAATCTACGTTGATAAGGGTAATGAGTCCAAATGTGATCATGCCATGGAGAGTTTAAAGAATTCTATGCGTTGGGATGAAGAAGTTTATGGACGTGAATATGATCTCGATATCTATATGATTGTTGCGGTAGATGCATTTAATATGGGAGCGATGGAAAATAAGGGATTAAATATCTTCAACTCTGCCTACGTTCTTGCAGATCCAAAAACAGCAACGGATTCAAATTTCTTTGGTGTGGAAGGCGTTATTGGACATGAGTACTTTCACAATTGGACAGGTAATAGAATAACTTGTAGAGATTGGTTTCAGTTAACTCTTAAAGAGGGACTCACAGTTTTTAGAGATCAAGAGTTCTCTTCTGATATGAATTCTAGAGTTGTAAATAGAATCGCAAATATTAAGACTCTTAAATCTAGACAATTTGTAGAAGACGCAGGACCAACAGCTCACCCAATTAAGCCTAGTAGCTATATTGAAATTAATAATTTCTACACAATGACAATTTATGAGAAAGGCTCTGAAGTTATTCGTATGATTCATACTCTCTTAGGTGCTGATGGATTCAGAAAAGGGACAGATAAGTACTTTGAACTCTTTGATGGACAAGCAGTAACGACAGAGGACTTCATTCATGCAATGAGTGTGGCCAATGACAATTACGACTTTACTCAATTTAAGAATTGGTATCATCAAGCGGGAACACCTATGCTTGATATCAAAACTTCTTATAACGAAGCGGCAAAAGAGTACTCAATTACAGTAACTCAAAGCTGTAAGCCAACTCCTGGTCAAGATGAGAAGAAACCTTATCATATGCCATTTGGTCTTGGGTTAGTAAGTAAAGATGGAGCGGACTTTCCTCTTAAATTAAAAGAAGTCTTCACGGCGCAACCACAAATTGAAGAAAATATTCTGCACTTAACTCAAGAGAGCGAGACGTTCACATTTACTGGGATTGATCATGAGCCGGTACCTTCATTCAATAGAGGTTTCAGTGCGCCAGTAAACTTAAAGTCCGATAGACCACTAAGTGATTTTGTTTTTCTTATGGCCAATGATAACGATGAGTATAATCGATATGAATCGGCTCAGGCCCTTGCTATTGAATTGATGTCATGTCTTGTTAAAGATGCGGCCAATGGAGTCCCGCTTAAACTTGATGCTCCTTTTATCAAAGCTTATGGAGAGCTAATAAAAGATGAATCTTTAGATAATTCTTTCAAGGCCCTTATCTTAGATATTCCATCAGAGGGAATTCTACATCAGGCACAAGATGTTGTAGATTTTGAGAATACATTCAAGGTTCGCAAATTTGTTAAAGAGACTCTTGCAAAGACATATGAGCAAGAGCTTAGTGCTATCTACGATAGTCTCAATGTAGATAAGGAATACTCACTTTCTCCTGAAGCAATGGGTGAGAGAGAACTGAAGAATCTAGTTCTTGGTTTATTATTAAGCACAGGAAACTCAAAATATGATGACCTTGCTTATGAGCAATTTGTAAAAGCAACAAATATGACTGACGAATTCGCAGCACTAACTATGATTATTCATAGTGACTCTAAATACGCAGATGAAGTTATTGAAAAGTTCTTCATTAAGTGGAAGCATGAGACTTTAGTTATGCAAAAGTGGTTAACCGCTCAAGCTAGTGCAAGAGGTGAGAAAACTCTTGGAAGAGTGAAAGAGTTACTGAGTAATGAAGTGTATGACAAGTCTGTTCCAAACCTTGTTAGATCTTTGATTGGAACTTTTACGGCAAACTATACAGAGTTCCACAATACTTCAGGTGTTGGTTATGAGTTTATTACAAATCAAATTATTGATATTGATAAATTAAATCCACAGATGGCCTCAAGACTTGCTGGAAGCTTTAAAGATTACAAACGTCTTCCAAGTGACTTGAAAGCACTAGTAAAGACATCTTTAGAGAGAATACTTGCAGAGAAGGACATCTCTAGAAATGTCTATGAAATCGTATCTAAAACCCACGCGGATAGCTAG